GCCATGAAGGCGGAGACATCCGTCAGCAACAGCAACACCAATGTTTCCCGTACATCCAGCCGACTGCTCTGCAAAATGTACGAGCAGACGGACGGACACCCTCCCCCACCCCGACGCTCCACTGCAGGCCTAGATCTCCTTTGCAGGGTCCCTCCGAGAGCACTACCCCTGAGCCCTACATGTCCTGTTCGCCTAGTTCACAAGAACCTGAGGTGAGATTGATTTAGCTAATGAGATTACTACGCATTAACTCTTACCATTTGCTTTAATCATAGATTGATGTCATTGGAGGATTTTCAGAGAAAGTTGTAGTTACATGCAGGTGTTTGATGTCGGAATCAAACTAAACCTCTAGCTACTTCTAGAGCTACTTGTAATATTAAATATGCAATTGTACTTCCTCTGATTCATGCTAGACTTTCATTCCTTAGGGCCACCCCTTCCACCAGCCCCCACGACCCAGCAGCACAGGCCTCCAGGCAGGTTACATCCCCATCCCAGTGATCCACGAGAGGGCCGGAGGTCACCCACAACAGGCCCCTGTCAACTCCGCTCTCTACACCCAGCGCTTTCCGGCTTACTCAGAGCACCAGCCCTCCTTCCACCACCTACAACCAGAGGACTGGAGCGGTCATCATGGGCCCACGCCTTCTTCCCGGGACCGTGCCTCCCCCTCCCCGAGCGTGCTTCCCCAGCACCGTGAGACTGCCGCCATCCATATCCCTCCGCATATGAGGAGCCAGTCTCCCCTCAGTGCCCAGGTCATTACAGAGAGACCACAGGTACCGTTTTTCCATCATCGCTTCACCTATTGCCAGTCCAATAACAGTAGGATTCCTCTATATAAAAAGTATAATATACGTACATAGCCATAAATGCCAGAATAGCAAATTTGACATTATTCCTGATGAATAATtagcaggttgacatttattgtcatgaatcttgcccaaGAGGTAGAACTGAGTGATTTCCGCAAGATAGGCCAGCTGCAACGTCAAAATTGTCTGTGTCGTAaacatttaaggttagggttagcagtgtggttaaggttaggtataaAATCAGTTGATATAACTTTGTAGCTGTGCTAgttagtgaccactctgcagagctgcctccaggtcaagattcatgacaataaatggcAACATGCAAATAATTCCTTCTTCCTTCCCCAGGTCCAGGTCCGCCATCACCATGTCCCACAGAGAGAATCACCCCACAGAatggagcaggagcaggagatcTCTCAGTATCcccaaacagtgcagagagaggCTGACACACATCAGCTTCAACAGCCACAGAtgtcacaacaaccacaacaacagccACAGCAGCCACAACAATACCAACAACCACAACAATACCAACAACCACAACATCAACCACAACAGTACCAAaagccacaacaaccacaacaataCCAACAATCTGAACAGTACCAACAACCACAACAGCcacaacagtatcaaaagccagAAAAATACCAACAACCTGAACAgtaccaacaacaaccacaacctccacaacaaccacagccacAACCGCAGCCGAAACAGACAGCAAACATCACAGTCCAGATACCCCCGAAACCAGAAGCCCAGGAGCCAGTGGATGCTCCTGCTCCACAGGAGGTCCCGCCCACAAAAGCAGAAAACGAGTCCACCGCTCAGTGTCACCCAGGCTTGGCTAAAGTACAAAAGATAGTGAAGAGAGTGGCGAAACTGGAGCAAGAGGTGAAATGCTTTGATGGGAAGAAGAACGATAAGAGGTACTTGCTGCTGGAGGAGCTGTTGACCAAAGAGCTTTTGGCATTGGACTCAGTGGACCCAGAGGGGCGTGTGGATGTGCGACAGGCGCGACGTGACGGAGTCCGGAGGGTCCAGACCATACTGGATGCACTGGAGATGCTGGATGAGCGGCCATCGGAGCCAGCTAGTGAGTCCTCGATGGAGGGCGAGAGCCCGCCACAGAAAGGAGAGCAGCCAGGTACGATCAGCCAAGCGAATGTGGAGATGGCCAGGGAGATCTCATAATGACTGCTTTATTAGAGTGAAGAGATGAGAAACGTCATCAAATATGACGTGGAAATAGGCTGCTCCCAATGCTCCCTATACCCCCCTTTCTACGGCAGATATCACATATGAACTATAAGATGCATGATTGCTTAATTTCCAGTGTTGGTATTGTCTGGTATTCACCACATATGTGATGGTGGTATCTGAGTGCAACATGTATTCAATTATGTTTAGCCACTGTTGTTGCCTTTTGCCGTGCCAATGTCTTTTTGCAAGACCATTGTCGTGTTCAGTGTGTTAAAGACACATGCAGACTGGAGATGATCTAAGAGGCCTTTATCCATTTATATTGGAAAATACTATGAAAATAGcttctttaaaaaatattttttacatctaTGTTGTTGCCTTCGGACCATGTGACGTGGTTGTTGTAAAGTTGTTCAATACGTATTCAATAAGAGAACACTGGTTGGTATGTATAGAGTAGGCTACATCTCTCTATCTAAGTGGCTTCAGTGACTATTGTTAGAGATGTCTAATATTTCCCTCTTAGTTCTAATCCACTACTTCGAGAAACAATATTTACCTCAGATTCCATATGAAGAAATGGGATAAATGTTAGTGATTGTTAATGACTCAGTCAGAGAAAAGTATTTATTTTTGGGCCTCAGGTGACAAAGAGCCACTTGAGGGCAGAATCTTCCTTTTCTTCCTCTCAATTATTTTCCCCAAAATATGAGTTATTTAACACACACCCAACAAATTATATGGTTGATAGAGTTACTTTGGGTTTCATTAGTTTCAGCCTGTAGGTGCATTGCCTATTTTGGGGTCTTGGCACTTATTTCACCATTATAATATGTTTATATTTCATTTAGAATTATTAGGGAACTTGATATGTTACATTCAACAATTACATCCAGTCACCTTTGATTCAAGTAAGATTTTAAATTGGTAGAATGTTTTAcaacatttttacatttgtaaTTTCACTTGTAATGTTATTTAAAGAAAGGAATTATTGATGAATTTAAGAATGCATTTAGAAATGTTGGATGTGAGCTGCATAACCTCATGAGATGTGAGACTATCACCATCAGCTGCTAATCAAGAATAACAATTCAAAGGGTCAATGTAAAAGTAGGCTTTGTTTATCACAGTTTGTGCATTGCAGGTTGTTGCAGTGTTGACAGCTTGGAGTCACGTTGGCATGGTTGCAAATAAAATGATTTATTTTGACGTTGTCTATAATTGAGTGATTTTACAGTAGGTTACATTATTGTGATATGTTGCCATCCTTGCTATCAAGTGGTTCTATATGGTTTACATAAATCTAAACCTCACCTTGTATCCTCACCATCACTTCACACCTTGACTCCATCATCTCTTATTTGAGACAAGCAAATGGTTTTCCTGGTAGATCCAGGAAAAAATTACACATTTTAGGAGAATGCACAGTCTTGATTAAGCACTCTTATTAACTTGGCATGGGGTGTTTATTTTTAGGTTTAATATATTCCATTCAATAATACATTCCATTCACCACCAAACTTGTGTTTTTTCACTAAGGGAGCATATAACTCTGCTGTAAGTGCCACCTGAAATAAATATCATAATGAACAGTGCTTAACTAGTACAATTTCAACATACAAACATAAGGGGGAAGTGAAAGTTTGATATGATCGACCTTTAACATTCATAACGAGCCTATCAACGTTGATAATAACTGGTAGCCTAAATGTGTAATTACCCAAATACCAGTATATCAATAAAACATTATTTGAATTGAATGTCAAATTTTGATGAGAGATGTGTCACACATTCAGACTCAATCAGCTCAAACAGCTGAGCATTTGAATACCTTCAATTTACTGTACGTTGGATTTTTCTCTAGCCTAGACGGAGCTCATATTGATTGAACAGTCCCAGAAAAGAGACGTCCACCAATCGGTGCACTGGGCAAGGTAAATCGAGTGCACCTGGTGGAGCTCGATATAGAATGAAGAGTAAGGTCACGTGTGATTGTTTTGTTTTGGAGCGTGAAATCCTGTGGAGGTGGTTGAGCAACACTGACTGGGCTGTGACTGGGGCAGAGATGGATGGAAAGGCAGGGGGTGAGGTGTTGAGGAGGACGAGATGGAGTGTAGTGGTGGAGTGGAAAAAGGTGGAGGTAGTGAGATTAAAGGTTAAGAAAAAGAGGAAGCCTGAGGCACATTTGCAGGTCTTGTCGGGAAGGGAGTAGTGATGAGGGAGGTTCGGTTTTCTGTGTTGTACTGTATGCATAATATGGAGAGTAAAGTAAGAGAGGTTGTGTCTGCTAAAGTTCTTTGTGATGGAAGTATCAATGCTAAACAATGCGCTCAAACTCAAGCAGATATGTAAACGTGTGGTTGATAGTATGTCGTCCCTAGTAGCGGTGCGTCCcatgttttttctctctcacaaTACTCgatttgagtgggttgagtcactgatgtgatcttcctgtccgatTTTGCGCCCCCTTGGGCTcgtgtggtggtggaggagatcttcgtgggctatactcagccttgtctcagggaagtgtggtctgttgatatcctcTAGTGCTGTTGATACTTTGAACGTCTTGAAGAACgttctggccttaatggccatgtactctgaTAATCTCCACCTGGGACAGCCAGAAGAGTacaggccacccctcagagcctggttactCTCTAGGTTTCtctgcctttctatggagtttttcctagccaccgtgcttctacatctgcattgcttgctgtttggggttttaggctgggtttctgtgtaagcactttgtgacatatactgatgtaaaaagggctatataaatacatttggtttGATTAGTAGCATGCTGGCTCAAACTGGACGTAGTGGGTGAAGGGAGTTATTACAGGGGTTCCAGAAATGGTTAACATGAAAGAAATAAAGGTCAACATGAAGGGAGGCTCTCTTATTGAGGCACAGCGCCTCCAGATGGGTAGAAGGTGAATAGGCTGTCAGTGCTACTAAACTTTGAGGATCTGGTACTGACAGAAAAAGTTAGGATTGGGTATATGAGTTACTATGTATGAGCTTATGTTCCAAAACCATTGCGTTGCTCTAACTGTAAAAGGTTTAGGCATGTGGCGGCGGTGCGTAAAGGCAAAAGGAGATGTGCGAAGTGTGGGGGAGAACATGCATATGGGGAATGTGGAGACGGGGTCCAGTTAGTGCTGTTACTCTGGGGGCGCCTATAGTGTGCCATATGGGGGTTGTGCATTGATGAAAAGACAGGTGGAAGTGCAGCAGGTGTGGAGTGGGCGTAAAATCTTGTATGCAGAAGCAGTGAAGGTAGTTCACGCAGAAACAAACGGGGCACCCAGTAGAGCAAGTATTCCAGGGCAGGTCGGGATGCAGGTTGGGCGTGATGTAGGAAGCAGAATGGGGGCGAATACAAGACTGGTAGTAGATATGAGGAAGGTTGTTACATTTGTGACCGCAGCAATCAATTGCACAGAAAAATTACAATCTAAGACTAAGAAGATACAGATCATAGTGGATCAGGCAGTGAAGTGTCTTGGGATCACAGGACTGACATGGGAAAATGTACAGAATGACCTCAATAAGATTGAGAATCAGTCCAGCCAGGAATCATGTATTGGTTAATTTTCATAATGGTGTTAATCATTCAATGGaatgtctcagcctccagtatttatgctgcagtagtttgtgtcggggggctagggtcagtctgttatatctggagtatttctcctgtcttatccggtgtcctgtgtgaatttaagtatgctctctctaattctctctctctttctctctttctttctttctctcggaggacctgagccctaggaccatgtgtcacggttcatgaatccactgcctccctctctctctctctttctctttctctttctctttttctctctctctctctctctctctctctcccgtgtttgtgtgggcgtggttcccaatctcggcctgattgtctgcgccagctggaatcacttatcttccctttatatgttctgtaaccagtgtttcttgttgtcagatcattgttacttccctgaggttgtgtcgtgtgtctgggctctttctctcggcgcccttgtgtggattatcttctgggctccttcctacccatccggacacattcccctggatttctcagcacgctatcatcggtatatgcgccctagtccctgggtcggattccgtctgagtacagtctgtctgtcctgttgctgctgtaaactgtatttcattaaaccatcgttgcttgcatcttgcatccgcctctgtgTTGTCACAGAATGATCTGACCTTACCATGGATGCAGCGAGTTCAACGAGTCTGACCGAATTCATTTCCCGCAGTATcacgagaatggatcaacaagagGAGAACATCTCCAGCACAGGTCGGGCAGTACAAGCCCTTGCGACGCAGGTATCCCAGCTGACCCAACAATTACAACATCTGAGGGGTCTCGCTGCGCCACCTACACCGGCAGTTCAACCCGCCCCGCCAGAGCCGGATTCCCAGCTAGAGCCACGGCTACCGACACCAGAGGGTTATTCAGGTGATCCTGACTATTGCAGAGCTTTTCTTACGAGATGTTCCATGCATTTCTCGTTGCAGCCACGGACCTTCAACCGTGAACAGTCTAAGGTAGCATTCGTACTCACACTGCTATCAGGCAAAGCGGCTCTTTGGGGAACGGCGGTGTGGGCGAACCAGGACCCATGCTGCACCTCTTTCCAGACACTCTCCGAGGAGATGAGAAGGGTCTTCGATCGGGCCGTGGCGGGTAGGGAGGCGGCCAGACTACTCGCTGACCTTCGCCAAGGAGACCGTTCAGTATCGGAATACTCCATCCAATTCCGCACTCTGGCCGCAGAGTGTCAGTGGAACGAGGAGGCGCAGTGGGACATGTTTCTGCATGGGCTGGAGGACCGGATCCAGAAGGAGATCTATGTTCTGGACCTTCCCAGGAGTTTAAATGGACTAGTGGAACTAGCCTTGAGGGTCGACGCTCGTCTGAGTCGTATTGGCCGCCGAGCATGCCCTAACAGACCGTATAACGACACGGAGGGCTGGCATGCCAGCGGCGGGAACACGGCCAGTTCAGCCTCCGCTCACGAACCCATGCAGCTGGGGAGAGCTCGCCTCtcccgggaagagagggagaggcggagatCCCAAGGACTCTGTCTCTACTGTGGTAGAGCGGGCCACTTTATCCACTTCTGCCCGGTAAAAGATCAGGCCCGGTAGTAAGTATGAGGCTACTATCGGGTGGTGTCACCACAGAGAAGACCTCATCATCTACTCTCCTCCCGGTAAGACTAAGATGGGCCACCCACACGCACGACACCCAAGCCTTACTGGACTCAGGAGCAGAGGGTAATTTTATGGACTTCAAGCTCGCTCACAAACTCCAGATTCCTATCACCTCACTCACGCACAAGATATCCGTCAACGCTCTCAATGGTCAAGAACTCCCCAACATTTCTCACACCACTGAACCTATCACACTCATCACTTCTGGCAATCACACTGAGACACTATCATTTCTACTCATGGACTCACCCCTTGCACCATTAGTTCTCGGCCACCCTTGGCtcacccaacacaaccccagagttgactggggtcataactctatatccatgtggagtaacaagtgtcttgagtcctgtttagtgtctgcttgttcatctgtgtctga
This genomic stretch from Salvelinus namaycush isolate Seneca chromosome 4, SaNama_1.0, whole genome shotgun sequence harbors:
- the LOC120046455 gene encoding BAG family molecular chaperone regulator 3-like encodes the protein MARYKGSRSLSSMNTQSPMVDMVNNNDPLPPGWEIKIDPQTGWHFFVDHINRTTSWNDPRHDFKKVSQLSQNGPSVPPEPSPQEMQKAFVRDMKHPTLRHGYIPIPVCHEGGDIRQQQQHQCFPYIQPTALQNVRADGRTPSPTPTLHCRPRSPLQGPSESTTPEPYMSCSPSSQEPEGHPFHQPPRPSSTGLQAGYIPIPVIHERAGGHPQQAPVNSALYTQRFPAYSEHQPSFHHLQPEDWSGHHGPTPSSRDRASPSPSVLPQHRETAAIHIPPHMRSQSPLSAQVITERPQVQVRHHHVPQRESPHRMEQEQEISQYPQTVQREADTHQLQQPQMSQQPQQQPQQPQQYQQPQQYQQPQHQPQQYQKPQQPQQYQQSEQYQQPQQPQQYQKPEKYQQPEQYQQQPQPPQQPQPQPQPKQTANITVQIPPKPEAQEPVDAPAPQEVPPTKAENESTAQCHPGLAKVQKIVKRVAKLEQEVKCFDGKKNDKRYLLLEELLTKELLALDSVDPEGRVDVRQARRDGVRRVQTILDALEMLDERPSEPASESSMEGESPPQKGEQPGTISQANVEMAREIS